GTGTCCACCGAGTCCTGGCAGGACGCTGCGGCGAAGGCGCTCCAGGAGGCGAACAAGACGCTGCGCGGCATCCAGGGCTTGGACGTGCTGGAGACCAGTGCGGTCGTTGACGACGGTGAGATAGCCGAGTTCCACACCCACGTCCGGATCCGCTTCCGGATCGAGCGGAGCTGACGGCCGCGCCGGAGCGTCGCGCCGTGCCACACCTGCCGCGCACCGCCCACGACCCCGTCACCGGTGTCGACGTGGCGGTTCCGACGGCGGACGATGTGGTCGAGGCTGCGCGCCGCCTCCAACACGAGGTCGTCCGGACCCCGCTGCTGGAGTCACCTCGCCTGAACGACCGACTCGGTGGTCGGATCCTGATCAAGGCGGAGTCCCTCCAACGCGTCGGCGCCTTCAAGTTCCGCGGCGCGGTCAACCGGATCTCCCAGCTGACCGAAGCGGAGCGAGCCCGCGGGGTGCTGGCCTTCTCCTCCGGCAACCACGCGCAGGCGGTGGCCCACGCGGCCGAGCGGTTCGGGGTGAGCGCGGTCATCGTGATGCCGGAGGACGCCCCAGCGATCAAGATCCGAAACACCCGCGGGTACGGCGCGGAGGTGGTGCTGTACGACCGCTACACCCAGGACCGGGAGGAGGTCGGGCGGGCCATCGCCGACGACCGCGGCCTGGTCATCGTGCCCCCGTTCAACGACCCGCACATCGTCGCCGGCCAGGGCACCCTCGGCCTCGAGGTCATCGAGCAGGCGGCTGAGATGGACGCCGAGCTCGACGCGTTCGTCGTCTGCACCAGTGGAGGCGGGCTCACCGCGGGGTGCGCGCTCATCCTGGACGCCCGCTCCCCCGGAACCGAGATCTGGGGGGTCGAGCCGGTCGACTTCGACGACACGCGCCGCTCGCTCGAGGCCGGCGAACGGCTCCGGAACGACCCCGACGCCCGCTCGATCTGCGATGCCGTGCAGACCGAGACCCCCGGCTGGCTGACCTGGGAGATCAACCGCCGTCTCATGACCGGCGTCCTGACCGCGACGGATGACCAGGCGCTTCAGGCCATGGCCGTGGCGATGGAGGAGCTCAAGATCGTGGTGGAGCCGGGCGGCGCCGTTGCGCTGGCTGCCGTGCTCTCTGGCCAACTGCCGGTCGAGGGCCGAACCATCGCGGTGGTCTGCTCAGGCGGGAACGCTGACCCGGCCATGCTGGCGCGGGCGCTGACCCACTCCCTCGAGTGACGTGGTGCACGAGCCCAGGACGACGCAGGCTTCGTGCACCATGCTGCGCTAGTCCGGCGCCTCCAGCATGCGACCCAGCAACGTGAGCATGACCTCCACCTCGTCATCGGTCAGGGCGAGGACGGGGTTGCCCTCGTGGAGCCGGTCCCGCAGGCTGACGGAGCGCGCCCGACCCTCCTCCGTCACGACCAGGTTCCGACGCCGGCGATCATCCGGGTCGATCACCCGCTCCATCAGGCCCTGATCCTCCAGCCGGTCGACGATCCCCGTCACGTTGCTGGCGTCGCAGTGGAGCTTCTCGGCCAGCTCCCCCATGGGCGTCGGGTCCTGCATCACCCACAGCGCGCGGGCCTGCATCGGGCTCAGGTCGAGCTCCGCCGCCCGTTGGTCCATGAGTGCTCGAAGTCGGCCCGTCAGCATGAACGACAGGTGGATGAGCTCACCACGACGCTCGCTCCAGGTCAGGTCGGAATCCATGAGGTTCATGATAGTCGTCAACATCAATGGTTGACAACTTCAAGCATTCGGCTACTGTCCTCCGGGATGACAACACCAATGATTGATGTGGAGGGTGTCGGCCGGTCGTTCGGCGACGTACACGCCCTCGTGGATGTGAACCTGCAGGTGCAGACCGGCCAGGTCCTCGGGCTGCTCGGCCCCAACGGCGCCGGCAAGACCACCTTGGTCCGAGTCCTGACGACCCTGCTCCGACCCGACCGCGGCCGGGCTACGGTCGCCGGGCTCGATGTCACGACGGACATGATGAAGCTGCGCTCGGTGATCGGTCTGGCCGGTCAGTACGCCGCGGTGGATCCCGACCTGCACGGCATCGAGAACCTCGAGATGGTCGGCAAGCTCTATCACCTCTCGAAGGCCGAGGCGAAGCGCCGAGCCGACGAGGTCCTCGAGCGGATCGGCCTGACCGACGCAGCCGATCGGCCGGTCAAGACCTACTCCGGTGGGATGCGACGGCGACTGGATCTGGCCGCCTCGCTCGTGGGTCGACCGACGGTGCTCTTCATGGACGAGCCGACCACGGGGCTCGACCCACGCAGTCGCATGGACCTGTGGGCGCTGATTCAGGAACTCGTCGACGACGGCACCACGCTGCTGCTCACCACGCAGTACCTGGAGGAGGCCGACCAGTTGGCCGACACGATCGCCGTCATCGACCACGGCTCGGTGATCGCCGAAGGAACGGCTGATCAACTCAAGAGCCGCTCCGGCGGCGATGTGCTCGAGCTGACCGTCGCGGACCGGACGCGCACGACTGATGCTGCAGCGGTGCTGGCCGCGCTGGGCGACGAGAGCCCGCGGACCGACGAGTTCGCCGGTGAGATACGCATGCCCACCGACAAGGGCGCGCAGGTCCTGGTCCAGGCCGTCCGACGACTGGACGACGCTGGCATCGAGGTCGCCGACTTGGCGCTTCGCCGGCCGACACTGGACGAGGTGTTCCTGAGCCTGACCGGATCACCGGCCCAGACGCGGGAGGCCGACGACCACGTCCAGTCGCCCGACGCACCCACCCCCACCACGTCCGCCGACGAGACCACCGGGAGCCTCGCATGAGCACCACCACCGCACCCGCCACCCCTGCCGACTTCTCTGGACTGCAAGCCGCTCCATCAGGTCTCGGCTGGGTGGTCAAGGACATCCTCGTCATCACCGGGCGAAACCTGCTGAAGATCCGGCGGTCGCCCCAATTGCTGGTCTTCTCGACGATCCAGCCGGTCATGTTCGTCCTGCTCTTCAACTACGTGTTCGGCGGCGCGCTCGACATCGCTGGCTTCCAGGGGGACTACATCAACTTCCTGCTGCCCGGCATCTTCGTGCAGACGGCGATGTTCGGGTCGACCCAGTCGGGGATCGCGCTGAACGAGGATCTCCGGGCGGGCATCGTCGACCGGTTCCGGTCGCTGCCGATGGCGCGTTCTGCGGTGCTCGCCGGCCGGACGATCGCAGATGCCGTCCGAACGCTCTTCACCACGCTGCTGATGGTCGCCGTCGGCTACGCACTGGGCTTCCGCTTCTCGGCCGGCGTGCTGCCCGCGATCGGGGCGGTGCTGCTCGGCGTCTTCATGGCCTTCGCCTTCAGCTGGGTCAGCGCCAACATCGGCATGCGGGCTCCGGACGCCGAGACCGCGCAGGCGGGTGGCTTCATCTGGGTGTTCCCGCTGGTCTTCGCTTCCTCCGCATTCGTGTCGACCGAGTCGATGCCTGGCTGGCTCCGTGCCTTCGCCGACAACTCGCCGGTGACTGCGGTCGTCAACGCCATCCGGGTGCTGGTGAACGGTGGGCCGACGGCAGCCGACACCTGGACGGCGCTGGCCTGGATCGTGGGGATCCTCGTGGTGGCCGTCCCGCTGGCCATCGCCGGCTACCGCAAGACCGCCTGATCCGCGCCATCGCGTAACCCCCGAGGGGGTTCATACGTTGGAGGGGGTGATGGCGGGCGACGGCGCGGAGGAGTTCGACGACTTCTGCCGCGCCAACTACGGCAGGCTCGTCGGATCCGTCCACCTCTTCTGCGGTGACCTCGGGCTGGCAGAGCAGCTGACCCAGGCGGCGTTGGAGCAGGCTTGGCGTCGGTGGACCCGGGTCGGCCAGATGGAGGATCCCGTCGCCTACGTCCGCCAGTCGGCCTTCAACCTGGCTCGCTCGCATTGGCGGCGGCTGTTGGCGGAGCGGCGGGCGAATCGGCTGCACGTCGCCGGCGACGCCGACGCGGCCAGGCCAGCTCCGACCGAGGTGGTCCTCTCTGTCCGACAAGCCCTGGCTGACCTGCCGCCGCGCCAGCGAGCGGTCATGATCCACCGGTTCCACGGCGACTTGACGGTCGCGGAGACGGCCGAGGCGATGGGCACCACCATCGGCGCCGTCAAGCAGCTGTCCGTGCGAGCGCGAGCGGCCCTCAAGGAACTGCTCGGTGAGGAACTCGACGCAGGGCAGTCCGACCAACCGTCGCCCGTCGCCACCGCCAACGTCGCGACCGACACGGACGCCGATCAACCCCGGAGGTGGGCGTGATGACCCAACTGCGTGAGCTGCTGCGAGACGCCGCCGAGGAGCCCCGGACCGCCATTGATCCGCTGGCCCTCAGAGACCGGGTTCGCACGCGCACGCGTCGCACCTGGGCCGCCGCAGTGGTTGGCGTCGTCACGCTGCTCGCCGTCCCCTTCTTCCTGATCGAGCGACCGTCGGACTCCGATGTGCTCTTGGACCAGCCAACGAGCCGGGCGACCCCCCAGAGCATTGAGGGGCCAGCATTGCCATCAGGGGCCGTCCAGCCGCTGGAGGTGGACGTCCAGGCGACAGTGCTCGGAGCGCTGGCGGACCAGGTCTCGACTCGTGTCGAAGCGATACCCGGGGCCCTCCACCCCTCCGTCGGCTACCCCGTGGACCTGTACTACGACGTTGTCCTGAGCAACTCGACGAACCGTGACCTCATCTTCGAAGCAGATGGCTTTGAGAGCGACTCGGTCGGCAGCCTGACGAGTGACTGGCACGTCGGACCGACCGGACTGAACGCACGCATCAGCCTGGAGTCACCCCGCTTCGTCGTAGCCTCCGAAGGTGAGCGTGTCCCGACTGGTCCGGTTGCCGCAACGGATGTCCCCGTGGGTATGGCGCGTGGGATGGTCCTCCAACTCCGAGCCCAGTCGTTCGGACCTGATCAGACGTCGTCCACGGTCGCGGTCCCGATGGGTGACAGCCAGATCCAGATCACGTTGACGACCGAAGCGGGGCCGGTCCCGGATCGATCACCATCTGTCGACGCTGCCGACCTCATGGGCGAGGAGGTCCCGGTACCTGCCGTTGGCGAGGCGAACGGTCTGCTGCTCGGTGAGGACCATCCCGTCTGGGTCAGCAACACCGAGAGCGCAGGCGTGGTTGTCGTCGATGCCCGGTCAGCGTTCTCGCCGAACGGCATCACCGTCCTGACCCGGTGGTGCCCCTCGGCCCAGGGCTACTTCGAGGAGTGGGGTGGCTCACGATTCACACCGGACGGCACCTACTCGTTCGGTCCGGCTGTGGTCGGGTTGACCGTCTACCCGACCGAAGCGATCTCGTCGGGGGACCACCGCGTCACTGGCAGTGCACCGGGGCAGGCGCCTCGGGCCCAGCCCTTCATCGAGGACGAGGACGGGCAGCTCCGCTACCCCTTCGAGGCGGCCGAGTTGGAGATGTCCTCCCAGCCGCCACTCGATGACGGGTTCGCCGGGCCATTCTGCGACAACTCTGATGTGTCGGGGACCTCCTCTCCCGAATTCCCCTCGACGCAACTCGAGCTCGACGGCATCCCTCGCACGGATGCCGACCAGGTCCCAGACGACGCGCGAGTTGTGGTGGACGAGGCGACCTTGGTCCTGGACCCCAACGGGAACGGGTTCCTCTGCGCTGGCCGACTGGAGGCGGGGGCGTGTGCCGGCCGGGAGATGCCGGCAGACCTCCCACACCAGTTCATCGACGACCCCGAGCGGGCGGACGACGTCGGGGCCTACACCGGCGAGTTCATCCTCACCACGCAGGACGGCGTGATCGTAGATGCCTGGGTCGACGACTTCCTCTCGCCGGACTACGAGGCGGCTGGCTCCGCGCCGCCCAGTGAGACCGGACCTACCTTCGACGTGGTGCGGTTCAGAGGCGCAGTGGACGCACCTGCCGATCTGGCCGCCTGCCGCGACCTCCAGCCAGCCTGTGACACCGTGGTGCTGCTGGAGATCCTAAGTCTGCGCACGGCAACGGCGATCCTGACAGCTGAGAGAGGCACCGCCGGCGAGAGGTGGAACGGCGACCTCCCCGACGGGTGGGTGATCATCGATGAGAGCTTCGGACAGACTGACTCATATCAGCGTCGCGGCGTGGAGTCCTCTGTCTTCGATGGCGTCCGAATGGGCGACATCGTGATCGCTCGCTCGGAGCAGGGCGTGCTCACCGAGGTGGTGCGCGTCGAGCCGTAAACCTCGCCATGACCGGGATCGCCGTGGAACCATGCCGCTCTTCCCACCACCCCGACGGAGGTAGCCGGCATGACAATGACCACCACCCTGTCCACCGCCGTTCGCCAACTGGCCCGCGCCGGGGCTCGTGCGGTGTCCAGCGGCCTGGTCGTCGGGTCCGGCGGGAACCTGTCGGCCCGGGACCCCGAGACCGGACTTATCGCTGTGACGGCCAGCGGTGTCTGGCTCGATGACCTGGACGGCCCGTCGTTCAGCATCGTGACCCCCGACGGCGAGGTGGTGGACGGCCACCCAACCCCCTCCACCGAGCTGCCGCTGCACCTGGCCTGCTACGCAGCACGACCGGACGTCCACGCCGCCATCCACCTCCACCCACAGGTCTGCGTGCTCCTGGACGCTCTTGGTCACGAGATCCGGTTGATCACGACCGACCACACCTTCTACGTGCGCGACATCGCGCGGGTCCCCTACCTGCCACACGGCACCCAGGAGGTCGCCGACGCCACTGCTGAGGTCCTCTCCGGCGCAACGAACTGCGGCATCCTCGCCCACCACGGCTGCATCACCCTCGCCGACACGGTGGAGCTCGCCTTCAAGCGTGCACAGAACCTGGAGGAGGCCGCCCTGATGACCATGCGCGCGCTGCGGCTCGGCGACACGACCACCATCTGTCCGCCGGCCTACCGCGACCACATCACGGCCCTGGAGGCAGCCGGTCAGACGGATCGGCACTGAGCAGTCCGTCGAGGGCACACGTCAGGCGTTGGGAACCCGTTCATTCAGGGTCGCTCGTCGTGCCGTCTCGGCGATGCGCTTCTCCCGGGTCGGCTGGGTCTTCGCAAGCTTGATCCATCGCAGCGTGTTGCGCTTCGTGGAGGGCGGGAAGGCCTCGTAGTTCTCACGAGCCGGTGGGCTGGCATCGAGCGCCTCAAGCAGATCCGGTGGCGCGATCAGCGCATCGACGTCGTCCATGAAGGTCCAGGCCCCCGAGGCCTTCGCCGCCTCCACCTCCGCCAGACCACGCGACCGCATCCGACCCTCCTCGGTCAGCCGGGCGACTCGATCCTTGTAGCTCTTGGCCCAGTGCGAGACCCGCTTGGGGGAGAACAACTGCATCGTGCGGTCGTCATCGACCTTCCGCCTGACGCCGTCCATCCACCCGACGCAGAGCGCCTCGTCCAACAGCTCACCCGCCGAGACGTACGGCCCGTCTGAGCCCTTCTTCCACGTGACCAACCAGACCGCGTCCTTCTGCTCTCCGTGCTCGGCGAACCACGCCCGCAGCTGTTCCACCGATCTGACCTCGACGGTCTCGAAGTCCTCCGTCCTGATCCGCGCCATGGAGAGCAGACTTCCCCAGGAACACCGGTCCGTATCAGGTCCATGGCTCGAAGTCGGGCCCAAGACCGCGTTCGGATCGGTGGCCGCCGGCCAGGCGCGCGAGCAACTCCTCCTGGCTCACCGATCCAACGGGTCGACCGTCGGCGATCAACGCCACGGTCTCGGACTGGATCAGGTCGTTCGCCGGAGTGGGGATCCTGTGCAGGCGGCCCAGCAGACAGATCTCGCCGTTCAACGCGACCGTCTCGACGTCGCCGGTCCCTCGGACCGCGCTCTGCCAGGTCGAGCCGCCGGGCCGGCGCACATCGTCGATGTCCTTGCGGTTCACCATACGGGCTCGTCGCTGCTGGTCCTCGGTGTGGACCGAGATGCCGGCCGCCTCAGCCACCGCCCGCGACTCCGCCATCACCACCTGCGCGATCTCGTCGTACGCGGAGCGGTCGTTGCCGCAGAGCACCTGCAGCGCGTTGCCGGTGTTGCCGATCAACTTCGACCACTTGCGGGCGATCAGGTGTGGCGTCGCCTCGGAGATGAACTCGGCCCGGGTCCACGCTCTCGCGATCGCTTCAGCCCGCGCATCGACCCCGCGCGGATAGCGGCCCACGTCCAGCACCCCCCGCGGTGCGTCGGCGTAGACCTCGACGACGCCAGGCTCGAGGTGCACGCCCGGTGTGTTGACCAGGACGGCGTACACGTGGCGGAATCGCCGGAGGGCCATCCGCTCGCCCTCGACGCCGTTCTGGACACAGGCCACGGCCACGTCCGGACCGGCATGCGCCAGCAACTCGTCGAGAACCGGCTCGGATTGGTGGACCTTGGTGGCCACGGCGACGACCGTGTCGGAGGTGATCGTTGCCTCGCTGATGCGGTCGTGGGCGCGGAGCGGGGCGGTGTACGCCCCGTCGGGAGCCCGGACGGTCAGCCCCGACGCGCGAATCCTCTCCAGGTGCGGTCCCCTGGCGACCACCTCGACCTCCTGTCCGGTGCGCTGGAGCTGGGCGGCCAGCGTGCCGCCGATTGCGCCCGGGCCCACGACGAGGAAGCGAAGGCCGCTCATGATCGCCGGCTCCGACTCACACCGTGAGCGGGCGGCCGTCCCGCGGCGGCGCCACCTCGACGCGGTTGCGGCCGTTGCGCTTGGCCGTGTACATCGCCTGGTCGGCGCGGCTCACCCAACTCGACATCGTGTCCTCCGGGTCGCACTGGGCGACGCCGAACGACGCGGTGACCCCGGTGACATCGACCTGCTGTCGAAGGCGTTCGGCGATGACCACCGCCTGCTCCACATCGAGGTCGGGCAGGAAGATGAGGAACTCCTCGCCACCCCAGCGGCAGACGGCGTCGCGGGGAGCAACGGCCGTCCGGAGCACATCGGCCACGCGGCAGAGGGCGGCGTCGCCGGCCTCATGGCCCGCCGTGTCGTTGAGCTCCTTGAAGTCGTCGAGGTCGGCGATCACGATGCTGGAGGTGCCTCGCGACGGACCGCCCGAGGCGATCCAGGAGGTCAGGCGCTGCACCATCGGTCGCCGGTTGAACAGTTGGGTGAGGGGGTCGCGATCCCCCGCTGACTGGACTCGGCTGGCGTACTGGTCCATCGTCGCCACGGCGACCGTGTGGATGCCCAGCACGACCACGGTCTGTCCGACGATCACCGCGTCCTCCGGCAGCAGCGTGAAGCCGGCGGGGATCAACACGGCCAGGTTGACCAGCCCAGCCCAGAGGTACCGCTGCTGGAGCGGGGCCACCATGATGGCGAAGATGCTCAAGATGGCCCCGTAGGCAACCGCCTCGAAGGCCACCCGATAGCCGGTCGACCCCAGCACGTAGGACCACAGCAGCGCCGTGACCACGCCCATGGCCAGCAGCAGCCGGCCGGCCATGAGCGGTGTGATGCGCTGCGACCGCAGGGCCAGCCAGATGGCCACGAGCAGCACCACCCGGACGGGGATCGAGGGCATCACGAGCGGGTGGCTGGACGTCGCCGCCTCGATCACCGTTCCGGCGAGGACCGCGACAATCAGCCACGTCATGGTCTGGCGGTTCACCCGACCGGACAGGAGTGAGGGGGCCTCAGGCATCGTTGCTCTCAAGCTAGGGGACGCCGCTCGTATCGGCACCAGATCGAGCAGACCTGAGCTGGCTTCAGCTCCCGTGACCGACCGGGGTGTCAGAGGTCTCCTCTACCGTCGCACCATGCCTGAACTTGACGCAATCGGCATCGTTGCGAGCGACATCGATGCCACCCTGGCGTTCTACCGCCTGCTGGGATTCGATCTTCCCGAACGAGCCGACGCTCCCGATGGCCCCGACCACATCGAAGCCACCTCCATCTCCGGTGTGCGTCTCATGATCGACGCTGAGGCGGTGATCACGTCCTTCAGCGACTGGGAGCCTCCCCGGGGCGGCGGGCGACGGGTCGCGTTGGCGCTCGTGTGCGCCGACGCGGCCGAGGTCGATGCGGTCCACGCGGCGGTCGTCGCCACCGGACATGCCAGCAAGGTCGCCCCCTTCGACGCACCGTGGGGCCAGCGGTACGCCACCGTCCTCGACCCCGACGACAATCCGGTTGACC
The sequence above is a segment of the Euzebya tangerina genome. Coding sequences within it:
- a CDS encoding dodecin family protein, with product MAVIKTIDLVGVSTESWQDAAAKALQEANKTLRGIQGLDVLETSAVVDDGEIAEFHTHVRIRFRIERS
- a CDS encoding threonine ammonia-lyase; translated protein: MPHLPRTAHDPVTGVDVAVPTADDVVEAARRLQHEVVRTPLLESPRLNDRLGGRILIKAESLQRVGAFKFRGAVNRISQLTEAERARGVLAFSSGNHAQAVAHAAERFGVSAVIVMPEDAPAIKIRNTRGYGAEVVLYDRYTQDREEVGRAIADDRGLVIVPPFNDPHIVAGQGTLGLEVIEQAAEMDAELDAFVVCTSGGGLTAGCALILDARSPGTEIWGVEPVDFDDTRRSLEAGERLRNDPDARSICDAVQTETPGWLTWEINRRLMTGVLTATDDQALQAMAVAMEELKIVVEPGGAVALAAVLSGQLPVEGRTIAVVCSGGNADPAMLARALTHSLE
- a CDS encoding MarR family winged helix-turn-helix transcriptional regulator, giving the protein MDSDLTWSERRGELIHLSFMLTGRLRALMDQRAAELDLSPMQARALWVMQDPTPMGELAEKLHCDASNVTGIVDRLEDQGLMERVIDPDDRRRRNLVVTEEGRARSVSLRDRLHEGNPVLALTDDEVEVMLTLLGRMLEAPD
- a CDS encoding ATP-binding cassette domain-containing protein, with amino-acid sequence MTTPMIDVEGVGRSFGDVHALVDVNLQVQTGQVLGLLGPNGAGKTTLVRVLTTLLRPDRGRATVAGLDVTTDMMKLRSVIGLAGQYAAVDPDLHGIENLEMVGKLYHLSKAEAKRRADEVLERIGLTDAADRPVKTYSGGMRRRLDLAASLVGRPTVLFMDEPTTGLDPRSRMDLWALIQELVDDGTTLLLTTQYLEEADQLADTIAVIDHGSVIAEGTADQLKSRSGGDVLELTVADRTRTTDAAAVLAALGDESPRTDEFAGEIRMPTDKGAQVLVQAVRRLDDAGIEVADLALRRPTLDEVFLSLTGSPAQTREADDHVQSPDAPTPTTSADETTGSLA
- a CDS encoding ABC transporter permease; protein product: MSTTTAPATPADFSGLQAAPSGLGWVVKDILVITGRNLLKIRRSPQLLVFSTIQPVMFVLLFNYVFGGALDIAGFQGDYINFLLPGIFVQTAMFGSTQSGIALNEDLRAGIVDRFRSLPMARSAVLAGRTIADAVRTLFTTLLMVAVGYALGFRFSAGVLPAIGAVLLGVFMAFAFSWVSANIGMRAPDAETAQAGGFIWVFPLVFASSAFVSTESMPGWLRAFADNSPVTAVVNAIRVLVNGGPTAADTWTALAWIVGILVVAVPLAIAGYRKTA
- a CDS encoding SigE family RNA polymerase sigma factor → MAGDGAEEFDDFCRANYGRLVGSVHLFCGDLGLAEQLTQAALEQAWRRWTRVGQMEDPVAYVRQSAFNLARSHWRRLLAERRANRLHVAGDADAARPAPTEVVLSVRQALADLPPRQRAVMIHRFHGDLTVAETAEAMGTTIGAVKQLSVRARAALKELLGEELDAGQSDQPSPVATANVATDTDADQPRRWA
- a CDS encoding class II aldolase/adducin family protein translates to MTMTTTLSTAVRQLARAGARAVSSGLVVGSGGNLSARDPETGLIAVTASGVWLDDLDGPSFSIVTPDGEVVDGHPTPSTELPLHLACYAARPDVHAAIHLHPQVCVLLDALGHEIRLITTDHTFYVRDIARVPYLPHGTQEVADATAEVLSGATNCGILAHHGCITLADTVELAFKRAQNLEEAALMTMRALRLGDTTTICPPAYRDHITALEAAGQTDRH
- a CDS encoding YdeI/OmpD-associated family protein gives rise to the protein MARIRTEDFETVEVRSVEQLRAWFAEHGEQKDAVWLVTWKKGSDGPYVSAGELLDEALCVGWMDGVRRKVDDDRTMQLFSPKRVSHWAKSYKDRVARLTEEGRMRSRGLAEVEAAKASGAWTFMDDVDALIAPPDLLEALDASPPARENYEAFPPSTKRNTLRWIKLAKTQPTREKRIAETARRATLNERVPNA
- a CDS encoding ketopantoate reductase family protein; protein product: MSGLRFLVVGPGAIGGTLAAQLQRTGQEVEVVARGPHLERIRASGLTVRAPDGAYTAPLRAHDRISEATITSDTVVAVATKVHQSEPVLDELLAHAGPDVAVACVQNGVEGERMALRRFRHVYAVLVNTPGVHLEPGVVEVYADAPRGVLDVGRYPRGVDARAEAIARAWTRAEFISEATPHLIARKWSKLIGNTGNALQVLCGNDRSAYDEIAQVVMAESRAVAEAAGISVHTEDQQRRARMVNRKDIDDVRRPGGSTWQSAVRGTGDVETVALNGEICLLGRLHRIPTPANDLIQSETVALIADGRPVGSVSQEELLARLAGGHRSERGLGPDFEPWT
- a CDS encoding sensor domain-containing diguanylate cyclase, with the translated sequence MPEAPSLLSGRVNRQTMTWLIVAVLAGTVIEAATSSHPLVMPSIPVRVVLLVAIWLALRSQRITPLMAGRLLLAMGVVTALLWSYVLGSTGYRVAFEAVAYGAILSIFAIMVAPLQQRYLWAGLVNLAVLIPAGFTLLPEDAVIVGQTVVVLGIHTVAVATMDQYASRVQSAGDRDPLTQLFNRRPMVQRLTSWIASGGPSRGTSSIVIADLDDFKELNDTAGHEAGDAALCRVADVLRTAVAPRDAVCRWGGEEFLIFLPDLDVEQAVVIAERLRQQVDVTGVTASFGVAQCDPEDTMSSWVSRADQAMYTAKRNGRNRVEVAPPRDGRPLTV
- a CDS encoding VOC family protein, with translation MPELDAIGIVASDIDATLAFYRLLGFDLPERADAPDGPDHIEATSISGVRLMIDAEAVITSFSDWEPPRGGGRRVALALVCADAAEVDAVHAAVVATGHASKVAPFDAPWGQRYATVLDPDDNPVDLFAPL